A genomic region of Homalodisca vitripennis isolate AUS2020 chromosome 5, UT_GWSS_2.1, whole genome shotgun sequence contains the following coding sequences:
- the LOC124362065 gene encoding uncharacterized protein LOC124362065 produces the protein MACTKTARLATIFLFLVLLGWVAGGVLESARGERRSPHVDHARKPAKNGTLGNIIDAPLRPCPPGQRRDWRGNCRLSFGALSIMNE, from the coding sequence ATGGCCTGCACGAAAACAGCCCGGCTAGCCACAATCTTCCTGTTCCTGGTCCTGTTGGGCTGGGTGGCTGGTGGCGTCCTGGAGTCTGCAAGGGGAGAGAGGAGGTCGCCCCATGTGGATCACGCTAGGAAGCCAGCAAAGAACGGCACCCTCGGGAACATCATCGATGCCCCACTCCGCCCCTGCCCACCTGGACAGCGACGGGATTGGAGAGGCAACTGCAGGCTGTCTTTCGGGGCCCTCAGCATCATGAATGAGTGA